agctcttcttgaagagcgtTATTCTCATCGTGAGGCAgctcgctggtttgagtctccttgtccatggagtcaatcttttggctgtgagcttgcctttcctccacctctgtcaccacaagctcaaccctgctgaaATCCCTTTTTAAAggggccaccttctcctccagagccacagtgtcctcttccagagccctCACTTGGTTGCCCTGTGCAGCCAGTTTGATATTGTAGGCTTTGGAGCGAGCTgcccttttcttcttcatcctcatcagacGCTCATCCCACAGTTTGTGCCTCTTATCCTGAACCTTTATTACAGCCAGTTCACCAGTCATGACTtcagagtgagctgtcattttcccctccagagccacagtgtcctcttccagagccctCACTTGGATGCCCTGTGCAGCCAGTTTGCTATTGTTGGCTTTAGAGAGAGCTGCCTCTatctccttcatcctcatcagATGCTCATCCCACAGTTTGTACCTCTCACCCTgaacctttactgcagccagttCGCCAGTCTTGACTTCAGAGGGAACTgtcattttcctcttcttcctctgaatCTCCTCGTCCTCTCTGAGCGTCTTTCTCTGAGCCTGAATCCTAGTCTTCAATGTTCCAcaagtctgaaaaacagaaacatggaattcattattaaaagtccactcaacacaacctgaacatacatttctagagaaaaatgttttaccgGAATGTCCATTTTGGTtaaaggggatttgtagttaaAAGAGCAGTGtcgtcttgatgaatttttactgaacaaatcagttgTTGTCTCCGTGgtcaggattgttgtcttcacaaaCGAGGACTGTGACTTCTCAGCTGACGGTCTGCTATTTATAAGTTTGGTGGATCAAAGCACCAGAGAAACGTCCTCTACAGTCTATAGAGTTTTTAGTCCTTTGATTGACATCTAAAGATTtgaggccagcaatccctttgatggttgcccccaccAAAATCATTAAAGGAGGTTTTTAAGCAGCAACAGTTTCCATGGCGATTTTACTACACAACATGGCTGCCCCTGggatcaggttgacttctatatgatgcacatcgtTGCAGAGCATACACAAATCTTTAGCTAGGCAGCTTGTTGTGGAGACAGGAAGTTGTTTAACAGGACAAACAGAGCTGaaggtttttgtttctcttccagTTTCAGCATGAGACTGTTTggcaaagaaaatatgaaataaaaacgtCAATGGTAAAGGCACGAAAAGAGCTGCTGGTGATGAaacaactgtttttatttgagataCAAATTCTTATGCAATAATCTTTATGATTCATTTGATGAATCAGCTTCTCAAATGAGAAATTATATTGTTCTTTGTCCGattcaataataaaatgaacATATTTGGGTTTTAAAGGCCCAGTCAGACAGAAGGAGACacttgatgatgtcatgatggaATAATAACCAGCAAATAGACTGCGGTGCAGGATGTGACACACACGGAAaccagtgtgtgtttcctgtcgtCCTTTATTGATGCACATTTACCCACATGTTCAATGCCAGATGTTGATGTCGGACATTATAAGACACCAGCTGGTTCAGCttctctcagtgtctcaggATGAAACCTACAGCTCATTGATTGGTTGTTGTGCCGAGTGTCAGTGAATCTGACGCAGGGACCACgtggaaatgtttgtgtcacgtgAGTTTAAGTCACCGATCATATCAGGACGACATCAGGCAGTGGCGGCTGGCCAATAGAGGGCGCTAGTGCTAGGACCTATTGATTTatctattatcataatcatactacatatacttacaagcctcaagtggtttttaatgttattgtggtaatttaccgtttatttaacacgtctaatgaACTGCGATTTCCATGACTGTGCCCATACGAAGGTCCAACAAAACCTCTTCAAGtttatgtttcctttaaaaaacacacaaaaaccaggaaagtatttgtaaaaatagtgaaaaacatatttttaatcaCTTCATAAATCCCTCCATTAACCCTGCCAGTCCTCAAGCAGGTGAAGAAGGTacggtcagctcaggtgctgttagATGGAGCTGCTGACTTCTTCCAactctgtggttttctcaaccccagagcgtggcggaatCTCTTCCAGACTGAAGGCTTCTtttgtttctcagggagaacgctggagagagacttctcctcagtgacgtcctccttactctctccattgagcggaccactggaaacatcagctgcaTACAGAAGACTGCAgtcctcatgataagaagcttgGAGCTTCAACAGCTCTTCTTCGAGaagcttcttctcctgcttctccacctGGAGCTCATTGTTCCACTTCTCCTCGTTGATAGTCTGATTAAGACAGACCTCACGatgagaagctctgagcttcaccagctgttcttggagaatgttcttctcctggagctcagcgttccacttctcctcgttgagagtctgattttgacagacctcatgatgagaagctctgagcttcaccagctgttcttggagaatgttcttctcctggagctcagcgttccacttctcctcgttgagagtctgattttgacagacctcacgataagaagctctgagcttcaccagctgttcttggagaacgttcttctcctgcttctccacctGGAGCTCAGCGTTCAACTTCTCCTCGTTgatagtctgattttgacagacctcacgataagaagctctgagcttcacc
The genomic region above belongs to Paralichthys olivaceus isolate ysfri-2021 chromosome 24, ASM2471397v2, whole genome shotgun sequence and contains:
- the LOC138406970 gene encoding golgin subfamily A member 6-like protein 24, with the translated sequence MRMKEIEADLSKAYNSKLAAQGNQVKALEEDTVALEEKVAPLIRDFSRVELVVTEVEERQAHSQKIDSMDKETQTSELPQDENNALQEELMELRASYNEVCQNQTLNEEKWKAELQVEKQEKNVLQEQLVKLRASYREVCQNQTINEKKWNAELQEKNVLQEQLVKLRASYREVCQNQTINEEKLNAELQVEKQEKNVLQEQLVKLRASYREVCQNQTLNEEKWNAELQEKNILQEQLVKLRASHHEVCQNQTLNEEKWNAELQEKNILQEQLVKLRASHREVCLNQTINEEKWNNELQVEKQEKKLLEEELLKLQASYHEDCSLLYAADVSSGPLNGESKEDVTEEKSLSSVLPEKQKKPSVWKRFRHALGLRKPQSWKKSAAPSNST